In a genomic window of Arachnia rubra:
- a CDS encoding TfoX/Sxy family protein yields MGSTAGFATYIVEQLRDVREVSTRRMFGEFALYVGVKVVGFICDDQLFLKPTPEGLAVLADNDLDPEYAPAYPGSKDYLLIDIDSSEILCDLVRATADALPVPPPKKPRKRRRAKDDAEK; encoded by the coding sequence ATGGGTTCCACCGCCGGCTTTGCCACCTACATCGTCGAACAACTCCGGGACGTCAGGGAGGTCTCGACGCGCCGCATGTTCGGGGAGTTCGCCCTCTACGTCGGCGTGAAGGTGGTGGGTTTCATCTGCGACGACCAGCTCTTCCTCAAACCCACCCCCGAGGGTCTGGCGGTGCTGGCGGACAACGACCTGGACCCCGAATACGCACCCGCCTACCCGGGATCGAAGGACTACCTGCTGATCGACATCGACAGCTCCGAGATTCTCTGTGACCTGGTCCGGGCCACCGCTGACGCCCTTCCCGTCCCGCCCCCGAAGAAGCCCCGGAAACGGCGACGTGCGAAGGACGACGCTGAAAAATAA
- a CDS encoding 2-hydroxyacid dehydrogenase, with protein MIVTLPDQQLLEALTAHTPADKLGVELRIWDWNSPVRDVLGGEADDVAATVVPYFRPAPAWRSLAGLPRLRLVQAQSAGYDNLLHIVPDGVALANARGVHEASTAELAVGLMLAAQRELPRWARERRWQSASTRALADSRVLIVGTGAIGEAIRARLAPFEVEITRVATTARDDEHGHIHGIDELSQLLPHADIVVLIVPLTDATRGLIGTEELALMPDDALLVNMARGPVVDTDAITAEVVAGRLRMASDVFDPEPLPDDYPLWQADNAFISPHIGGNTTAMRPRMVRLLAEQLPRLTDGREFMFVVKS; from the coding sequence ATGATTGTGACCCTGCCGGACCAGCAGCTCCTTGAGGCTCTCACCGCCCACACCCCCGCGGACAAGCTCGGTGTCGAGCTGCGCATCTGGGACTGGAACTCCCCCGTCCGCGATGTCCTCGGCGGCGAAGCCGATGACGTGGCCGCCACCGTCGTCCCGTACTTCAGGCCCGCCCCGGCCTGGCGGTCGCTGGCCGGCCTGCCGAGGCTGCGGCTGGTGCAGGCGCAATCGGCCGGCTACGACAATCTACTGCACATCGTCCCCGACGGCGTCGCCCTGGCCAACGCGCGCGGCGTCCATGAAGCGTCCACCGCGGAGCTGGCGGTCGGGCTGATGCTGGCGGCGCAGCGTGAGCTGCCGCGCTGGGCCCGGGAGCGCCGCTGGCAGTCGGCGTCCACCCGGGCGCTGGCGGATTCGCGGGTGCTGATCGTCGGGACGGGTGCCATCGGCGAGGCGATCCGGGCACGCCTGGCGCCGTTCGAGGTCGAGATCACGCGGGTCGCGACCACCGCCCGCGACGACGAGCACGGCCACATCCACGGCATCGACGAGCTGTCACAGCTGCTGCCGCACGCCGACATCGTCGTGCTGATCGTGCCGCTGACCGATGCCACCCGCGGCCTGATCGGCACCGAAGAGCTGGCGCTGATGCCCGACGACGCACTGCTGGTGAACATGGCCCGCGGACCCGTCGTCGACACCGACGCCATCACCGCGGAGGTGGTCGCCGGCCGGCTGCGAATGGCCTCCGATGTCTTCGACCCGGAACCGCTGCCCGACGACTACCCCCTGTGGCAGGCTGACAACGCCTTCATCAGCCCCCACATCGGCGGCAACACCACCGCGATGCGGCCCCGGATGGTCAGACTGCTGGCAGAGCAGCTGCCACGCCTGACCGACGGCCGGGAGTTCATGTTCGTGGTGAAGTCGTAG
- a CDS encoding NifU family protein yields the protein MTRPLPIHPEAVPGDPQAVRWVVPTGSVPVGEVRGAPGSFGSMLEYGVISRALVEADGVWTWIPSDQVWSRVGSKVRDALVASLGDEGWDVETGSADLLRYISRDVVEHQLAAYIASHGGQIQVADNDAETVEVDFGGACEDCPAAGQTLHHRIETAIRARYPRLRTVKRVGDDDRKNGKKSGLTWLNFPGRKPRS from the coding sequence ATGACCAGGCCGCTTCCGATCCATCCCGAGGCCGTCCCCGGCGACCCGCAGGCGGTGCGGTGGGTGGTGCCCACCGGTTCCGTCCCCGTCGGGGAGGTGCGTGGCGCGCCCGGTAGTTTCGGGTCGATGCTGGAATACGGGGTGATCTCCCGTGCCCTGGTGGAGGCCGATGGCGTCTGGACCTGGATCCCGTCCGACCAGGTCTGGAGCCGGGTCGGGTCCAAGGTCCGTGACGCCCTCGTCGCATCCCTCGGGGACGAGGGCTGGGACGTCGAGACCGGATCCGCCGACCTGCTGAGGTACATCTCCCGTGACGTGGTGGAGCATCAGCTGGCCGCGTACATCGCCAGCCACGGTGGGCAGATCCAGGTGGCCGACAATGACGCCGAGACGGTGGAGGTCGACTTCGGCGGGGCCTGCGAGGACTGCCCCGCCGCCGGCCAGACCCTCCACCACCGCATCGAGACCGCCATCCGCGCTCGCTATCCACGTTTGCGGACCGTCAAACGGGTGGGGGACGACGACAGGAAGAACGGGAAGAAGAGCGGCCTCACCTGGCTCAACTTCCCAGGCCGCAAGCCAAGGTCCTGA
- the feoB gene encoding ferrous iron transporter B, whose translation MTCHDEHSAPVATGLRRFVLVGSPNCGKTTLFNALTGLRAKTGNYPGVTVSRYEGVHKHGDAEVIIEDLPGTYSLDPISPDEEVVTEVLDAGESVHSPISGHIVLMDATQLRRGLGMLAQVLQRERPTLAVLTFTDELARRGGSVDVDALSRAAGVRVLPVVAGDRRGVDALSEAFTEVGSWPAPIVPPPTGHEEVASWAESVLESANYRAPGADERTRRLDRVLLHPVWGTLIFFATMYVFFQIIFTIAAPINDAFEGFFVWLGGLAKDQIPIDWLASLVGDGIFAGVGAVVAFLPQITLLFLMIALLEGSGYLSRAAFLMDRVMGMAGLEGRAFVALLSSVACAIPGIMATRTLPSAKDRIATMMGAPLMTCSARLPVYTLLIGIMVPGDLFWGPFQAQGTIMFGLYLLGAVSAMVAAWVFKRIVGRGTTQLPFYMEMPSYRLPSFRTVVIAVWDSCKAFLKKVSGIIMVVTIVLWALLNFPTPSEDAMTAAGVDVGDDAAVTAYTLDNSYAAGIGRAVAPVFDPLGFDWHINIGVISSLAARETVVSTLGQVAAAEDPEDPGDSLAQMTHSDGPHAGELVFTPSTIAALLVFFVYALQCASTLGVMKRETGTWRWSAIAFVYMGTLAWVFAFAAKLIVGAFT comes from the coding sequence ATGACCTGCCACGACGAGCACTCCGCCCCCGTCGCCACCGGACTGCGCCGCTTCGTGCTGGTCGGCAGCCCCAACTGCGGCAAGACCACCCTGTTCAACGCCCTGACCGGGCTGCGCGCCAAGACCGGCAACTATCCCGGCGTCACCGTCTCCCGCTACGAAGGGGTCCACAAACACGGCGATGCCGAGGTGATCATCGAGGACCTGCCCGGCACCTACTCCCTCGACCCGATCAGCCCAGACGAAGAGGTGGTGACCGAGGTCCTCGACGCGGGCGAGTCGGTGCACTCGCCGATCTCCGGGCACATCGTGCTGATGGACGCCACGCAGCTGCGCCGCGGGCTCGGGATGCTCGCCCAGGTGCTGCAGCGCGAACGCCCGACCCTCGCGGTCCTGACCTTCACCGACGAGCTGGCCCGGCGCGGTGGCTCTGTCGACGTCGATGCCCTCTCCCGGGCGGCCGGGGTGCGCGTGCTCCCCGTTGTCGCAGGTGACAGGCGTGGCGTCGACGCTCTGTCCGAGGCCTTCACCGAGGTCGGCTCGTGGCCCGCGCCCATCGTCCCGCCGCCGACCGGCCACGAGGAGGTCGCGTCCTGGGCTGAGTCCGTGCTGGAGAGCGCCAACTACCGCGCCCCGGGTGCCGACGAGCGCACCCGCCGCCTCGACCGGGTGCTGCTGCATCCGGTGTGGGGGACGTTGATCTTCTTCGCGACGATGTACGTGTTCTTCCAGATCATCTTCACCATCGCCGCCCCCATCAACGACGCCTTCGAGGGCTTCTTCGTCTGGCTCGGTGGGTTGGCGAAGGATCAGATCCCGATCGACTGGCTGGCCTCCCTCGTCGGCGACGGCATCTTCGCCGGCGTCGGCGCGGTGGTGGCGTTCCTGCCGCAGATCACGCTGCTGTTCCTGATGATCGCGCTGCTGGAGGGCAGCGGCTACCTGTCCCGGGCCGCCTTCCTGATGGACCGCGTCATGGGCATGGCCGGGCTGGAGGGACGCGCCTTCGTCGCCCTGCTGAGCTCGGTGGCCTGCGCCATCCCCGGCATCATGGCCACCCGCACCCTGCCGTCGGCCAAGGACCGCATTGCCACCATGATGGGGGCGCCGCTGATGACCTGCTCCGCGCGCCTGCCCGTCTACACCCTGCTGATCGGGATTATGGTGCCTGGAGACCTGTTCTGGGGACCGTTCCAGGCGCAGGGCACCATCATGTTCGGGCTCTACCTGCTCGGCGCGGTCTCCGCGATGGTCGCGGCGTGGGTGTTCAAGCGCATCGTCGGACGCGGCACCACGCAGCTGCCGTTCTACATGGAGATGCCGTCCTACCGGCTACCCAGCTTCCGCACCGTCGTCATCGCTGTGTGGGACTCCTGCAAGGCGTTCCTGAAGAAGGTGTCGGGGATCATCATGGTGGTCACGATCGTGCTGTGGGCGCTGCTGAACTTCCCCACCCCCAGCGAGGACGCCATGACCGCCGCCGGGGTGGACGTCGGCGACGACGCGGCTGTGACCGCCTACACCCTCGACAACTCCTACGCCGCCGGGATCGGCCGGGCCGTCGCCCCCGTCTTCGACCCACTCGGCTTCGACTGGCACATCAACATCGGCGTGATCAGCTCCCTCGCGGCCCGCGAGACGGTGGTTTCGACGCTGGGCCAGGTCGCCGCGGCCGAGGACCCGGAGGATCCCGGGGACTCGCTGGCGCAGATGACACACTCCGACGGCCCGCACGCCGGTGAGCTGGTGTTCACGCCGAGCACGATCGCGGCGCTGCTGGTGTTTTTCGTCTATGCGCTGCAGTGTGCCTCCACCCTGGGCGTGATGAAACGCGAGACGGGCACGTGGCGTTGGTCGGCCATCGCGTTCGTCTACATGGGGACGCTCGCCTGGGTGTTCGCGTTCGCGGCGAAACTCATCGTGGGGGCGTTCACATGA
- a CDS encoding GNAT family N-acetyltransferase gives MTAPDPLDPLVDAYPPFGLRISHGNMTLRVFRDADLPEYLDLLSGPVFADEDADWVFPWYESPLPERRRNAVQAHWGWRASFRPEDWTLAFGVYVGGVLVGCQDVLAEDFAKRRVVHSGSWLALEHQGKGWGVWMRKLMLHFAFDHLGARSAESEAVVGNEASLGVSRSAGYELNGLHTEVLGRRVVDLQRVAVTPEQFRRLDGEVVVEGLTDDLKAMLGVS, from the coding sequence ATGACCGCACCCGACCCGCTCGACCCGCTGGTCGATGCCTACCCGCCGTTCGGGCTGCGGATCAGTCACGGCAACATGACGTTGCGCGTGTTCCGTGACGCCGACTTGCCCGAGTACCTGGACCTGCTGAGCGGCCCGGTCTTCGCCGACGAGGACGCTGACTGGGTCTTTCCCTGGTACGAGTCGCCGCTGCCGGAGCGGCGCCGCAACGCCGTCCAGGCGCACTGGGGCTGGCGCGCGAGCTTCCGGCCGGAGGACTGGACCCTGGCCTTCGGAGTGTATGTCGGCGGAGTGCTGGTCGGCTGCCAGGACGTCCTGGCGGAGGACTTCGCGAAACGCCGTGTGGTGCACTCGGGGTCGTGGCTGGCTCTTGAGCATCAGGGCAAGGGCTGGGGCGTATGGATGCGCAAGCTGATGCTGCACTTCGCGTTCGACCATCTGGGGGCGCGCAGCGCTGAGTCGGAAGCGGTGGTGGGCAATGAGGCGTCGCTGGGTGTCTCCCGCAGCGCGGGCTACGAGCTGAATGGCCTCCACACCGAGGTCCTGGGCAGGCGAGTCGTCGACCTGCAGCGCGTCGCCGTCACGCCGGAACAGTTCCGTCGTCTCGACGGTGAGGTCGTGGTCGAAGGACTGACCGACGACCTCAAGGCCATGCTGGGCGTCAGCTGA
- a CDS encoding SA1002 family membrane protein yields MAFVEAIVVLALLYFIGRSVYGKRTNRKFSLLSVLVNFFIIMVTNAVIMLLVLAVLALLIGGVGLMFGDSDEFFFVGVNERVATGQLLLLTLIVILATAILQFHLRKRLPPKVQTLLHMSDEDYVICEYYIQWVTFYLVVYQIVFNGFSSVLKALLENQSIEHYFSVILSPSNINLVMQPVLIASWVAVVMEKIHHARTKTVEDGDDPASGVAPA; encoded by the coding sequence ATGGCATTCGTGGAGGCTATCGTCGTCCTGGCTCTCTTGTATTTCATTGGGAGAAGTGTTTATGGCAAACGGACGAATAGAAAATTCAGTCTGCTTTCCGTCTTGGTGAACTTTTTCATCATCATGGTCACGAACGCCGTGATCATGCTCCTCGTGCTGGCTGTGCTGGCGCTGTTGATTGGCGGTGTCGGCCTGATGTTTGGGGATAGCGACGAGTTCTTCTTCGTCGGGGTGAACGAGAGGGTCGCCACCGGTCAGCTTCTGCTGCTCACCCTGATTGTTATCCTAGCGACGGCGATACTGCAATTCCACCTTCGCAAGAGGCTGCCGCCGAAGGTTCAGACGCTGCTTCATATGAGCGATGAGGACTACGTCATATGTGAATACTATATCCAGTGGGTGACGTTTTATCTGGTGGTGTATCAGATCGTATTCAACGGCTTCTCATCCGTTCTCAAGGCTTTATTGGAAAATCAGTCGATCGAGCACTATTTCTCCGTGATCCTCTCCCCGTCGAACATCAACCTCGTGATGCAGCCGGTCCTGATCGCCTCTTGGGTTGCCGTGGTAATGGAGAAGATCCACCATGCGCGAACGAAGACCGTAGAAGATGGCGACGACCCTGCTTCAGGCGTAGCGCCCGCGTGA
- a CDS encoding type II toxin-antitoxin system Phd/YefM family antitoxin produces the protein MSTQVNVSEARAQLPDLLARAGNGEEIIIAEAGRPVARIVAVCEPAKRVFPSYAEYDIPDDILLRTMPKEEFAL, from the coding sequence ATGAGCACACAGGTCAACGTCTCCGAGGCCAGGGCACAGCTCCCTGACCTCCTCGCCCGGGCTGGGAATGGCGAGGAGATCATCATCGCTGAGGCCGGACGACCCGTTGCCCGGATTGTTGCCGTCTGTGAACCCGCGAAAAGGGTTTTTCCAAGCTATGCCGAATATGACATCCCCGACGATATTCTCCTCAGGACCATGCCCAAGGAGGAATTCGCGCTCTAG
- a CDS encoding FeoA family protein, producing the protein MRNETPYTARTLADLKVGATARITGFDGDDVISRRLFDLGFAPGLSCTLERRAPLRDPLMFSVGGTEIVLRHSEASRVLVQS; encoded by the coding sequence ATGAGGAACGAGACACCTTATACCGCAAGGACACTCGCTGACCTGAAGGTTGGTGCGACTGCGCGCATCACCGGTTTCGACGGTGACGACGTGATCAGTCGTCGGCTCTTCGACCTCGGTTTCGCCCCGGGACTGAGCTGCACGCTGGAGAGACGCGCGCCACTGCGCGACCCGCTTATGTTCAGCGTCGGCGGAACTGAAATCGTGCTCCGCCATTCTGAGGCTTCGAGAGTGCTGGTGCAGTCATGA